taataatgaaaattaatcGAACGAAAGGTATCATTCAACATGAATGTTTTTCTGCTGATATCGGcttcttcactttttcttctAGTAGATTCGGTGCATGGAGCAACAGAAGAGGttggatttttcatatatttttgtgttCATTGTATAGTTTTCAGCTCTACCGCACGTCGGCTAAACCTTCGGAGTTGTTTCATATAACTGATGAAAAACTTCATCGCACGTTTGCACCGGGCGCCTTTACATTCACTTATCCACCATTTAACAGAAATACATTTGCTCCTTTGAAAGAATCAGTGACCAAAACTCCTGCTGATGAAGAGGTAAAATCTGGGATGAATTCAGATATACTAGTTATATTTAGGCCGCTCACTTCACCCATCGACCACCATATCGTCACGCTACAAAAGGAACTAACTCACATGTTACTCCAAAAGTACAGCAAAATTTCGATTTGttactttgaaactttaaaaaaatttatttaggaCAATCGAGAAGTCATGTTCACCTGGAAAATACTTACTTGGAAGCCGGAAGATTTAGCAGCGGTGTCCAAAAAGCCACATACAAAAGGGACCAAGGCTCCACCACTGTTCGGAGCCGAAGAGGTACGCTCACTTGATCTTCAATGCCAATATATTCTTTCAGCTTGCCCATCAGGGAAAACACACATTCCCGCCAGGCGCCTTCACTTACAAGTTCACAATTCCACCTCTTGGCAGAAGAACATTTGCTCCTTTTAAGGAGGTAGTAACCCAAAAACCACATTCAAAAGGCACCAAGGCACCTACACACGATGAAAAAGTAGGCTTAAGCTAAGACTTTCTAAGTGATCAAAACGTAATAGTTATTTTCAGAGCAGTCAGGACAAGTTGTACGATCCGATTACCTGGAAGCCAATTCGCATTACTTGGAAGCCAGTTGATGATGTTGTGGTGGTTGGATGAATAACTTGATTAATcgatgtattttttgttttactgcTTGACTTGACTTTGGGAATcggaatatttcagaaataaactGTTTTGTATTGGCAGCAATCTGTTTCGGCAGCAAAAACGGGCATCGAGATATAAAAtgtcaacattttcaaatgtgtaTTGCTCAACAACTAAGAACGCTAGCCAAAAATGTTGGACATCTGTTCAATGCtttaacatcaaaaaattcaaaacaaaaataaggtTTAAAACAATCTATGTAGTATTAGACGAAGATCTTGAGTTTGAGTAGTTTTGTGTTGCAAGGACCTGAAAATATACAAGCTTTTCGATAACATTTCCGTGTGCTCACTGTTGATTGTTGATTCCTTGTTGATAGTGCAAAGTTCAACTTGACAGCTCTCTGATATTCTGGTGACTTCCACAGACATATGAAAGGACGGAGACAGGCACTGGTTGATCTGATCATTCTACCCAATTCCAATGGGAGAATAGTgctttttctgggaaaatcaaaatgttgatttGCTAACTAAGAAATGAACATACTGTGTGGCAATATTCGGATTGTCGGGATCATTTCGGAGCATTAAAAACCttgccaaaaaatacaaaatctcacccacagaaaatgaaaatagtaGGTATACAATATACTTGGtggatatgttttttttcttatcgaCCTTTTTCCcatttaataatttccagagAAAGAATGGAATGATAATGTATGaaataagtttcaaaatgttaaaaattgcatcaaaactttgaaatgcATACAATGTATATTTAAtccaatttgaattgtttgcTAGATACCGCTGTGCCAAATTATCCATGTTACAAATTTGAGAAGGTAGTTGAAAGAATAGAATAATCATCATTGTGTAGTTTAGTGTCACAAAGATAAACGACGTTGAAATTATTGTATTGCAAATTTGATTAACTCGACGAAGAGTCCATTCTTTAGACTTCCTTATTGCTTGAATTTGTGATAATCCTAAAAATAATGTGGTCCAGGCTGCAATCATAAGCCACGTTTCATTGAGCAACACTGTGgctaatttgaaaactaagtCAAAGATACTAGTATAACCAATACAGTTCTTGTGATCCAGGTAAGTTATAATAGCATTCATTTCACTGATAAATGATaagaaaagttgtgaaaaatcgCCAATGCATACCACTTTGATCATTATGAAAGTTGgattatgtttcaaaatgttaccACGTAGAATTAGAAAATGTAGAATATTAGATAACATGCCAAGCATCACAATTATTAAATTAGGATATTTGATAGCATATTCTACGtcgaaatttaagaaatttagaTGGATAGCATAGTCCTTTGAGTGATGGCATAATAAGAaagaataataaaatgttGTAATATTTTGGAGTTTTACTAAATAAATGTTCTCGTTAATAAAACACATCcgaacaatattttttcaatactacttaaaattaaaaaaagaaaaagaaaatatatccaaaaatataaatatgacTGAACATGCACTCTTTGCTTGAACTCGGCGgttattcaagtttttggaatgccgttttcaaatactaaaagaacacaaaatttgcaacaaaatagCTACGGGGATTTTCAacaaagttagtttgaagccagatatccattttcaaagttttcaaaaaactactaATTTTGCATTTGTTTAGTTGTtagtaaaattaaattccagtttttgtaAACGAAATCGAGTATCATCCCTatagttttgaacttttaaaatgttgaacttGTTTTGATCACTGAATGATTCGGGGTAAAGTTTTGGTTGTACCTGAGAAATTTGATTGATGACTTCCTCGTGGGCAGAGAACggattcaaaaagttaaagctGGTATCTCAGAGATCAagtaatttgtttcaaaattgaatatgaATATAAACATTGAAAGAATATTAGATTTCCAATAAGTGATCAATGAAtaagttgaactttttgttcTTACGTATTTCGAG
This is a stretch of genomic DNA from Caenorhabditis elegans chromosome V. It encodes these proteins:
- the C41G6.13 gene encoding uncharacterized protein (Predicted), producing MNVFLLISASSLFLLVDSVHGATEELYRTSAKPSELFHITDEKLHRTFAPGAFTFTYPPFNRNTFAPLKESVTKTPADEEAAHFTHRPPYRHATKGTNSHVTPKDNREVMFTWKILTWKPEDLAAVSKKPHTKGTKAPPLFGAEELAHQGKHTFPPGAFTYKFTIPPLGRRTFAPFKEVVTQKPHSKGTKAPTHDEKSSQDKLYDPITWKPIRITWKPVDDVVVVG